One Paenibacillus sp. FSL W8-0186 genomic window carries:
- a CDS encoding sensor histidine kinase, producing MIRKFLIERRSWILLVIILQLLTLSVAYLDAEIPMSSLLYIVFLSTMIFVIFLVVRYHQETRFYKNLEQWEPHLDVTGLAEGRRPFETATRTLLLQQTERLRQEAAYNRTALEEEKDYLLSWIHEVKTPLSAMHLMLERLEEEPLKTQLTYEWLRIHLLLDQQLHQKRMPSMENDLYVERIDLKTLLYAEIRTLRSWCMQKGIGFDVDLEATRILSDAKWLAFILRQLLTNAVKYSEAGDISVKSRTLGDNTVLEVQDQGRGINSRDLPRIFDKGFTSTTKHHEDKATGMGLYLANKAAQALHIRIEPESRPGVGTTMRLIFPQRNAFVQIQGE from the coding sequence GTGATTAGAAAATTCCTGATCGAACGCCGCAGCTGGATTCTGCTCGTCATCATCCTACAGCTGCTTACCTTATCCGTTGCCTACCTGGATGCGGAGATCCCAATGAGTTCGCTGCTCTACATCGTTTTTCTGTCGACGATGATCTTCGTTATTTTCCTGGTCGTTCGTTATCACCAAGAGACCCGCTTCTATAAAAACCTGGAGCAATGGGAGCCGCACCTCGATGTAACGGGCTTAGCGGAAGGGCGCCGCCCTTTCGAGACGGCCACCCGCACCCTGCTCCTGCAGCAGACGGAACGGCTCAGGCAGGAGGCCGCCTATAACCGCACGGCGCTCGAAGAGGAGAAGGATTATCTCTTGTCATGGATACATGAAGTGAAGACACCGCTGAGCGCCATGCACCTCATGCTCGAGCGGCTGGAGGAAGAGCCCCTGAAGACGCAGCTGACCTATGAATGGCTGCGCATCCATCTTCTGCTCGACCAGCAGCTGCACCAGAAGCGGATGCCGTCCATGGAAAATGATCTGTATGTCGAGAGAATCGACTTGAAAACCCTGCTCTATGCAGAAATTCGCACACTGCGATCATGGTGCATGCAGAAGGGCATCGGCTTTGACGTGGATTTAGAGGCGACCCGGATCCTTAGCGATGCCAAATGGCTCGCCTTCATTCTCCGCCAGCTGCTGACTAATGCTGTGAAGTACAGTGAAGCCGGGGACATTTCGGTGAAAAGCCGGACTCTCGGCGACAACACCGTACTGGAAGTACAGGATCAAGGGCGCGGGATTAATTCGCGCGATCTTCCGCGGATTTTCGATAAGGGCTTCACCTCCACGACCAAGCATCATGAGGATAAAGCGACGGGGATGGGACTATACTTAGCCAATAAGGCTGCCCAAGCGCTCCATATTCGCATCGAGCCCGAGTCCAGGCCGGGAGTTGGCACAACGATGAGGCTTATTTTTCCGCAGCGGAATGCGTTCGTGCAAATTCAGGGCGAATAG
- a CDS encoding transcriptional regulator — protein MQPATTIRQLLENYIQGKGLTLHQFANFSGVNAGTLSSLINHRKPMSMLQVDRISAGMGLAEGSLYELYVEECLIQSSPNWRRLGALLRRCAELDKLGCIQRIIHAIMDNLAYAPYLFELAEQWYQAGRKDAASLLYQCVAESEKYQHSERLALCQYRLFTIHLGDDREANMNLAASFEPYVERLEERDQLDALKSLADIYAANQRWAKVGELAEELGRKARIQYAMSPSANSRSELPSASIQQEARRPLLFYILYAYLLQANVCEAREDYEQALDFVSLYTEPSWVQSCSETERIIMNQFKEWGRANACLYRLMAGQLEILPDYVKYAAAHDSERVSALLKITEAANRHHFQVDDILERLGPHLKFEGRGHAFGSYHAQIAADQHARLLAELAAYYLSTERAETGMNYILACLDCCVDFYNESVVIRCVGLFEKYRAWATPEMKNRYAKLISEVQGNHEKR, from the coding sequence ATGCAACCAGCCACCACGATCCGACAGCTTTTGGAGAATTATATTCAAGGGAAAGGCCTGACGCTTCATCAATTTGCGAATTTTTCAGGTGTGAATGCGGGGACGCTTAGCAGCCTGATTAATCACCGCAAGCCGATGTCGATGCTTCAGGTCGATCGGATTAGTGCGGGTATGGGGTTGGCGGAGGGCAGCTTATACGAGTTATATGTTGAGGAGTGCCTGATACAGTCGTCGCCGAATTGGCGCAGGCTAGGGGCACTGCTTCGGCGCTGTGCTGAATTGGACAAGCTAGGCTGCATCCAGCGAATCATTCATGCAATCATGGACAATTTAGCCTACGCCCCATATTTGTTTGAGCTGGCGGAGCAGTGGTATCAGGCAGGAAGGAAGGATGCGGCATCGTTGTTATACCAATGTGTCGCCGAGAGTGAGAAATACCAGCATTCCGAACGATTGGCTCTCTGTCAGTATCGTCTATTTACGATTCATCTGGGGGATGACCGGGAGGCCAATATGAATTTGGCGGCTTCTTTTGAGCCTTACGTAGAGCGCTTGGAAGAACGGGATCAATTAGATGCCCTTAAAAGCCTGGCGGATATCTATGCTGCCAATCAGCGTTGGGCTAAAGTTGGGGAACTCGCGGAGGAACTGGGGCGTAAAGCGAGGATTCAGTATGCAATGAGTCCCAGTGCGAATTCGCGAAGCGAGCTTCCATCTGCGTCCATTCAACAAGAGGCGCGAAGGCCCTTGCTTTTCTACATTCTCTATGCCTATTTGCTGCAGGCTAACGTTTGTGAGGCAAGAGAAGATTACGAGCAGGCCCTTGACTTCGTTTCGTTATATACGGAGCCAAGCTGGGTGCAGAGCTGCAGTGAGACAGAGCGCATCATCATGAATCAGTTTAAGGAATGGGGCCGGGCCAATGCCTGCCTATATCGACTGATGGCCGGGCAGCTGGAAATATTGCCGGATTACGTAAAGTATGCGGCTGCTCATGATAGCGAGCGGGTGTCAGCCCTTCTGAAAATAACGGAGGCGGCGAACCGCCATCATTTTCAGGTGGATGATATTCTGGAGCGTTTGGGCCCGCATTTGAAGTTCGAGGGACGCGGGCATGCCTTCGGGAGTTATCATGCGCAGATTGCAGCCGATCAGCATGCGCGATTGTTGGCGGAGCTGGCTGCCTACTATTTGTCTACAGAACGTGCTGAGACAGGAATGAATTATATACTGGCCTGCTTGGACTGCTGTGTTGATTTCTATAACGAATCGGTCGTTATTCGGTGCGTGGGGTTATTTGAGAAGTATCGGGCTTGGGCAACGCCGGAAATGAAGAACAGGTATGCAAAATTAATAAGCGAGGTGCAAGGAAACCATGAGAAAAGGTAA
- a CDS encoding ABC transporter ATP-binding protein, translated as MAILEATKIHKSYGNKYNKQEVLKGIDLSIEQGEFVSIMGASGSGKTTLLNVLSSIDQVSGGIVLIEGQEMTGMKEKELAEFRKRHLGFIFQEYNLLDSLTVKENILLPLSISKVSKKEADRKFQAVATELGIYELKDKYPNEISGGQKQRTSAARAFIHEPSIIFADEPTGALDSKSASDLLNKLSELNEKRQATIVMVTHDPVAASYCGRVIFIKDGQVYTQLNKGEETRQTFFKDIMKTQGLLGGVQVEH; from the coding sequence ATGGCGATACTGGAAGCTACAAAAATCCATAAAAGCTACGGCAATAAATACAATAAGCAAGAAGTCTTAAAAGGGATCGATCTAAGCATCGAGCAAGGAGAATTCGTAAGCATCATGGGAGCGTCCGGCTCCGGAAAAACAACGCTGCTGAACGTCCTCTCTTCCATCGATCAGGTAAGCGGCGGCATCGTGCTCATCGAAGGCCAGGAAATGACGGGCATGAAGGAGAAAGAGCTGGCAGAATTCCGCAAGCGGCATTTGGGGTTTATTTTTCAGGAATATAACCTGCTGGACTCGCTCACGGTGAAGGAGAACATCCTGCTCCCGCTGTCGATTTCCAAAGTATCCAAGAAAGAAGCAGACCGTAAATTTCAGGCCGTCGCAACCGAGCTGGGCATTTATGAGCTGAAGGATAAATATCCTAACGAAATTTCCGGCGGGCAGAAGCAGCGCACCTCGGCCGCCCGGGCGTTCATTCACGAGCCGAGTATTATTTTTGCGGATGAGCCGACAGGAGCGCTGGATTCCAAGTCAGCCTCGGATTTGCTGAACAAGCTGAGCGAGCTGAACGAGAAACGGCAAGCAACAATCGTCATGGTGACGCATGATCCGGTTGCCGCGAGCTACTGCGGCCGGGTGATTTTCATCAAGGATGGGCAGGTATATACACAGTTAAATAAAGGGGAAGAGACAAGGCAGACCTTCTTCAAAGACATTATGAAGACGCAGGGGTTGTTAGGAGGGGTGCAGGTTGAGCATTAA
- a CDS encoding AAA family ATPase has product MTVPVSGTPSKIRTLLANLLKARFPYLYIQTWEEDRAMSVIRSIAQDIPLIKTPREVLVWRMTTGIVDVSGHSRDDTKQPLKALEFIEKYDSPCIVVLQDFHIYFGGQGRAADYQVIRKLRDILIRIKQNPNPINVIFTSPFPVLPEELQKDITIVDFELPSFNEIKTVLDEMIAVNENRGRIQIEVTAEERERIAKAALGLTLSEAENAFARAMVEDGQLDIRDVEVILEEKEQIIKKTGILEFIRSELRMEDVGGLENLKRWLTRRNKSWLDSASKYGLPSPKGVLITGVPGCGKSLISKSISSMWQLPLLRLDIGKIFSGLVGSSEENMRKAIKTAEAISPCILWIDEIEKGFSATSSGGDGGTSARVFAQFLTWMQEKTSQVFVVATANNIAGLPPELMRKGRFDEIFFVDLPTKRERKEILKVHMGRRLTHPEVIGDFQLTDEVLDDLAEKCEGFVGAEIEQLVIDALFEAYAVDRSIRLEDFERAIINTVPLSITQAEQIRAIREWANVRAVTATPKEDLEDYVKEEAVLDGGNSAPGSPDQGDDDVRYKRGGRTIDF; this is encoded by the coding sequence ATGACTGTACCCGTATCAGGAACGCCATCGAAAATCAGAACCTTGCTGGCCAATCTGCTAAAGGCAAGGTTCCCTTACCTATATATCCAGACCTGGGAGGAAGACCGCGCCATGTCAGTCATTCGCTCCATTGCGCAGGATATTCCGCTGATCAAGACGCCAAGGGAAGTGCTGGTTTGGAGGATGACGACGGGGATCGTGGATGTGAGCGGCCATTCCCGCGATGACACCAAGCAGCCTTTGAAGGCGCTGGAGTTCATTGAGAAATACGATAGTCCCTGTATTGTCGTGCTGCAGGATTTCCATATTTATTTTGGAGGTCAAGGGAGAGCGGCGGATTACCAGGTTATCCGGAAGCTGCGTGACATATTGATCCGCATTAAGCAGAACCCGAACCCGATCAATGTCATTTTTACATCGCCGTTTCCAGTCCTGCCGGAGGAACTGCAGAAGGATATCACGATCGTTGATTTTGAACTGCCGTCCTTTAACGAAATCAAAACCGTGCTGGATGAAATGATTGCCGTTAACGAGAATAGAGGACGCATTCAAATCGAAGTTACGGCCGAGGAGCGGGAGCGCATCGCCAAAGCGGCGCTTGGCTTGACGTTATCCGAGGCCGAGAATGCATTTGCCCGTGCGATGGTGGAAGACGGCCAGCTGGATATCCGGGATGTCGAGGTTATACTCGAAGAGAAGGAGCAAATTATCAAGAAGACGGGCATTTTGGAGTTTATCCGCAGCGAACTGAGGATGGAGGATGTCGGCGGCTTAGAAAACCTGAAGCGCTGGCTGACGAGACGGAATAAATCCTGGCTGGATTCGGCCAGCAAATATGGCCTGCCTTCTCCTAAAGGGGTGCTGATCACAGGCGTACCGGGCTGCGGAAAAAGCCTGATCAGTAAATCCATCAGCTCCATGTGGCAGCTGCCTCTGCTGCGGCTCGATATTGGAAAAATTTTTAGCGGCCTCGTAGGCAGCAGCGAAGAGAATATGCGCAAAGCGATCAAGACCGCCGAAGCGATTTCGCCTTGCATTTTGTGGATCGACGAGATCGAAAAAGGCTTCAGTGCGACTTCCAGCGGCGGCGACGGCGGGACATCCGCCCGTGTGTTTGCCCAGTTCCTGACCTGGATGCAGGAGAAGACAAGCCAGGTGTTCGTGGTAGCCACGGCCAATAACATTGCCGGATTGCCTCCGGAGCTTATGCGGAAAGGCCGTTTTGATGAAATTTTCTTTGTTGACCTGCCGACCAAGCGGGAGCGGAAAGAAATTCTAAAGGTTCATATGGGCAGACGCCTGACGCACCCTGAGGTCATTGGGGATTTCCAGTTAACGGACGAGGTGCTGGACGATTTGGCGGAAAAATGCGAAGGCTTCGTCGGAGCGGAGATCGAACAATTGGTCATTGATGCTTTGTTTGAAGCTTATGCGGTGGACCGTTCGATTCGATTGGAGGATTTCGAGCGGGCCATCATAAACACGGTGCCGCTGTCGATTACCCAAGCCGAGCAAATCCGGGCGATCCGCGAATGGGCCAATGTGCGCGCAGTGACCGCAACGCCGAAGGAAGACTTGGAGGACTATGTGAAGGAAGAGGCTGTTCTGGACGGCGGCAATTCGGCTCCGGGCAGTCCGGATCAAGGGGACGATGACGTGCGTTATAAACGGGGCGGAAGAACCATCGATTTCTAG
- a CDS encoding ABC transporter permease — protein MSINYIILRNLKKNAKNYYLYVFALIFSVALYFAFVTLQYDPAMDEIKGSIKGGAAMRAGSVLLVVIVSVFLLYANNLFIKRRSKEIGLFQLIGLTKNRIFRILTAENFILYFGSMLVGMFVGFSFSKLIIMILFKITGVESGAALRFSTQAFIQTVIIFLAIYVLIMLMNYAFMKRQSILSLFRVLSSTEEKVKKVSVWEMILGVFGLALIALGYYISTRLFSGDFIEMTQLFLAMVGILGSVILGTYLFYKGSVRFIFYLIRRQKDGYLNINEVLSLSSIMFRMKSNALLLTIITTVSALAIGLLSLSYIAYYSAERSGKNDVPNDFAFTLQADADKFKAALTSGGIPYQETFIDVIQVRADFNQVMDNRFDNDAPDAKVMIIGVISDTSVNKLDLPEGETLLTGYSDLMQTFFAIHNSGEIQFLGQQEVIPQQIRLEREHFVSWYFKGGFPIAVVDQTVFERLKLDADPEIQKKYSTYIGVDITDAAKLNEANAIFEKLELGPDSIHESQLALIRSQKQTMGLIMFVVGFLGLTFLMTSGCILYFKQMDESEEEKPNYTILRKLGFTQGDLLKGIQAKQLFNFGIPLLVGLLHSYFAVKSGWFLFGTELWTPMILVMLLYTALYSIFAILSVLYYKRVIRESL, from the coding sequence TTGAGCATTAATTACATCATTCTCCGCAACCTGAAGAAGAACGCCAAGAACTATTACCTGTACGTTTTCGCCCTCATCTTCAGCGTTGCGCTCTATTTTGCCTTCGTTACGCTGCAGTACGACCCTGCCATGGACGAGATCAAAGGAAGCATCAAGGGCGGTGCAGCGATGAGGGCTGGATCCGTCCTCCTGGTCGTCATCGTGTCGGTGTTCCTGCTGTACGCCAATAATCTGTTCATCAAGCGGCGCAGTAAAGAGATCGGTCTATTCCAATTGATCGGATTGACCAAGAACCGGATCTTCCGCATCCTGACGGCAGAGAACTTCATTCTGTATTTCGGATCGATGCTGGTCGGGATGTTCGTGGGGTTTTCTTTTTCCAAGCTGATTATTATGATTTTGTTCAAAATTACCGGTGTGGAGTCCGGGGCAGCGCTAAGGTTCTCTACTCAGGCCTTTATTCAGACCGTTATCATATTTCTAGCGATTTATGTGCTCATCATGCTGATGAATTACGCGTTCATGAAGCGGCAGAGCATTCTGTCCCTCTTCCGGGTGCTGTCTTCGACTGAGGAGAAGGTGAAGAAGGTATCCGTGTGGGAGATGATTCTAGGCGTCTTCGGCTTAGCGTTGATCGCGCTTGGTTATTACATTTCAACACGGCTGTTCAGCGGGGACTTTATTGAAATGACGCAGCTGTTTCTGGCGATGGTTGGCATCCTCGGCTCGGTCATTTTGGGTACGTACCTGTTCTATAAGGGGTCGGTACGGTTTATCTTCTATCTGATTCGCAGGCAAAAAGATGGATACCTGAACATCAACGAGGTTCTGTCACTCTCTTCCATCATGTTCCGCATGAAATCCAACGCGCTGCTGCTGACCATTATTACGACGGTATCCGCACTGGCCATCGGCCTGTTGTCGCTCAGCTACATTGCCTACTACTCCGCCGAACGGTCAGGGAAGAATGACGTGCCGAACGACTTCGCCTTTACGCTTCAGGCCGATGCGGACAAGTTCAAAGCGGCTTTAACCTCCGGCGGCATCCCCTACCAAGAAACGTTCATTGACGTGATTCAGGTAAGAGCGGACTTCAACCAGGTGATGGATAACCGCTTTGACAATGATGCGCCAGATGCAAAGGTGATGATCATCGGGGTCATTAGCGATACCTCCGTCAATAAGCTCGATCTGCCCGAAGGGGAGACGCTTCTGACGGGATATAGCGACTTGATGCAAACCTTTTTTGCAATTCATAATAGCGGAGAGATTCAATTCCTGGGGCAGCAGGAAGTGATACCGCAACAGATTCGTTTAGAGCGCGAGCATTTTGTGTCCTGGTATTTCAAAGGCGGCTTTCCGATCGCTGTTGTAGATCAAACCGTATTCGAGCGATTGAAGCTGGATGCCGACCCTGAGATTCAGAAGAAATACTCCACGTATATCGGAGTCGATATTACCGATGCTGCCAAGCTGAACGAGGCTAACGCGATATTTGAAAAATTAGAATTAGGCCCGGACAGCATCCATGAATCGCAGCTGGCCCTTATACGCAGCCAGAAACAGACGATGGGACTGATCATGTTCGTGGTCGGCTTCCTGGGCCTCACCTTCCTAATGACCTCCGGCTGCATACTGTACTTCAAGCAAATGGACGAAAGCGAGGAAGAGAAGCCGAACTACACGATATTAAGAAAGCTCGGCTTCACCCAAGGAGATTTGTTAAAAGGGATTCAAGCCAAACAATTGTTCAACTTCGGCATTCCGCTGCTGGTGGGACTGCTGCACAGCTACTTCGCCGTCAAATCGGGCTGGTTCCTGTTCGGCACCGAGCTGTGGACGCCGATGATTCTGGTCATGCTGCTGTATACGGCGCTCTATTCCATCTTCGCGATTCTGTCGGTGCTGTATTACAAACGCGTGATTCGGGAGTCCTTATAG
- a CDS encoding helix-hairpin-helix domain-containing protein, whose amino-acid sequence MSQKYTNQGQSPGITASWWIAATFVPLGLTSFVAFLYAGIRVKNHVWRNFGFMYLGLLIGAFMMSGSGVGASIVFTMWIVSIIHAFTIRQDYLVQLAAIKELEQQRSQQMWQESQSDFNAAPYGRTLPHNMPPVPRTAELPPYNMPAPEGMSSPQGTVPPPFGSVPPVGHMPPPLGSMPPPLGNVPPPSGWMPPPQGAVPPPFGGMSSSMDNEPPSSGSMPPLTKRPLLEGGSMDINTASEAQIASLPGIGAILAKRVMMKREELGGFNSLEHFSDVMGLKKYTLDRIAPLVVFSHKSNAPINSPASGRIIDY is encoded by the coding sequence GTGAGTCAGAAATATACGAACCAAGGCCAATCTCCAGGAATCACGGCAAGCTGGTGGATTGCGGCTACCTTTGTGCCTCTGGGGCTTACTAGTTTTGTGGCCTTTTTATATGCCGGGATCAGAGTGAAGAATCACGTCTGGCGCAATTTCGGGTTTATGTATCTTGGGCTGCTTATAGGGGCGTTTATGATGTCAGGCTCTGGGGTTGGCGCGAGCATTGTATTTACGATGTGGATTGTATCTATTATCCATGCCTTCACTATTCGCCAGGATTATTTGGTTCAGCTTGCTGCAATTAAAGAATTGGAACAGCAGAGATCGCAGCAAATGTGGCAGGAGAGTCAGAGCGACTTCAATGCAGCGCCTTATGGCCGCACGCTGCCGCATAATATGCCGCCAGTGCCAAGGACGGCAGAGCTGCCGCCATACAATATGCCGGCACCAGAAGGTATGAGCTCACCACAGGGCACCGTGCCGCCTCCATTTGGAAGCGTGCCTCCGGTGGGTCACATGCCGCCTCCATTAGGCAGCATGCCTCCGCCGCTGGGTAATGTACCACCTCCATCAGGCTGGATGCCTCCGCCCCAGGGCGCCGTACCGCCTCCATTTGGAGGTATGTCCTCGTCAATGGATAACGAACCTCCTTCATCCGGCAGTATGCCGCCGCTGACGAAGAGGCCCTTGCTGGAGGGGGGCAGCATGGATATCAATACGGCATCTGAGGCTCAAATTGCCTCGCTTCCGGGAATCGGAGCGATCCTCGCCAAACGTGTCATGATGAAGCGTGAGGAGCTGGGAGGGTTCAATTCCTTAGAGCATTTCTCGGATGTCATGGGGCTGAAAAAGTATACCCTTGATCGGATCGCGCCCCTTGTTGTTTTCTCGCATAAGAGTAATGCTCCGATAAATTCACCTGCGTCAGGCAGGATCATCGACTATTAA